From one Fulvitalea axinellae genomic stretch:
- a CDS encoding FecR family protein yields the protein MESVSDEILGLAAKKLRGELDKEGETALESWLSQHPENRIQLEKAIGVWERYKPATASADNIPAPPWRSTQPSGKYGHTVSRSKGTVTKRLPIFRYAAVLSLLAFSALLWWRFGDEKQSALSALPDAVTVTIDKGESAEVLALDDLTDRHSLSYDSESNAINIVRPSLDIKMMRVDVPRGERVRLKLADGTAVNLNSSSSIQFPDRFSKGVREVKLLAGEAFFNVTKGKNPFIVRMGGLNVKVLGTEFNVANYKGEDRAVTLTEGKVALYRKDERESEYLEPGMQALIRKDNPKRMIIREVDTDKYSCWKDDIFRFENNSLDEMETRLERWFDVEIDNRNKAFGQRRISGDFDRGDGIETLLEILCDRQDVRYTIRGKRVNIL from the coding sequence ATGGAAAGTGTTAGTGACGAAATATTGGGCTTGGCGGCCAAAAAGCTAAGGGGTGAGTTGGATAAGGAAGGTGAAACCGCTTTGGAAAGTTGGCTGAGCCAACATCCGGAAAACCGAATCCAGCTGGAAAAGGCCATTGGCGTTTGGGAAAGGTATAAGCCCGCTACGGCAAGCGCCGACAATATTCCGGCTCCGCCTTGGCGCTCCACACAGCCAAGCGGAAAATACGGACATACCGTTAGCCGGAGTAAGGGGACTGTAACGAAACGCCTGCCTATATTTCGTTATGCGGCTGTATTGTCATTGCTGGCGTTTTCCGCTTTGTTGTGGTGGCGTTTCGGAGACGAAAAGCAAAGTGCCCTAAGCGCGTTGCCCGATGCCGTGACGGTAACGATAGACAAAGGCGAGTCGGCCGAGGTATTGGCTTTGGATGATCTGACGGACAGGCACAGCCTCAGCTACGATAGCGAATCGAACGCTATCAACATAGTCAGACCGTCGTTAGATATAAAGATGATGCGGGTGGACGTTCCCCGTGGCGAAAGGGTTAGGCTAAAGCTTGCGGACGGTACTGCCGTTAACCTTAATTCCTCTTCTTCGATTCAGTTTCCCGATCGTTTTTCGAAGGGTGTACGCGAGGTGAAGCTTTTGGCCGGCGAGGCATTCTTTAATGTTACCAAAGGGAAAAACCCTTTTATAGTGCGTATGGGAGGCCTGAACGTAAAGGTGTTGGGCACCGAATTTAACGTGGCCAACTATAAGGGCGAAGACAGGGCGGTCACCCTGACGGAAGGCAAAGTGGCGCTGTATAGAAAAGACGAAAGGGAATCGGAATACTTGGAGCCGGGAATGCAGGCCCTGATCCGTAAGGATAACCCCAAGCGGATGATTATCAGGGAAGTGGATACGGATAAATATTCCTGCTGGAAAGACGATATTTTCCGTTTCGAGAACAATTCCCTGGACGAAATGGAAACCAGGCTCGAACGCTGGTTCGATGTGGAGATAGACAACAGGAACAAAGCTTTTGGCCAGCGCCGTATTTCGGGTGATTTTGATCGCGGCGACGGTATAGAGACCTTATTGGAAATACTATGTGACCGGCAAGACGTACGCTATACGATAAGGGGAAAACGGGTGAATATACTTTGA
- a CDS encoding RNA polymerase sigma-70 factor — MVDESSFFERLRKKDYDRAFDQLYYESFIRLRQYASGILRSEEQAQDVIQNVFSSLWERRFDLAGMEGSVGAYLYKSVYYASLNELKRKDVRQVNEKGVLREIYNGGVFNDGTLDFREAERRLADGVALLPEKCREIFCMSRFSGMRRGEIAESLGVSVRTVDAQLFNALKRLENFLQEE; from the coding sequence ATGGTTGACGAGTCTTCTTTTTTTGAGCGGTTAAGGAAAAAGGATTATGATAGGGCTTTCGACCAGTTGTATTATGAGAGTTTCATAAGGCTCCGCCAATACGCCAGCGGAATACTTCGGTCTGAGGAGCAGGCCCAGGATGTTATCCAAAACGTTTTTTCCAGTCTTTGGGAACGCCGTTTTGATTTGGCGGGGATGGAGGGGAGCGTCGGGGCTTATCTGTATAAGTCGGTGTATTACGCTTCGCTGAACGAGCTTAAGCGCAAAGACGTTAGGCAGGTGAACGAGAAAGGGGTGTTGAGGGAGATATATAACGGCGGGGTGTTTAACGACGGGACTTTGGATTTTCGCGAGGCCGAAAGGCGCTTGGCCGACGGTGTGGCTTTATTGCCTGAAAAGTGTCGGGAGATTTTCTGTATGAGCCGTTTTTCGGGTATGCGACGCGGTGAAATAGCTGAGAGTCTCGGTGTTTCTGTACGTACCGTTGACGCCCAATTGTTTAACGCTCTTAAGAGATTGGAAAATTTTCTTCAGGAAGAATGA
- a CDS encoding helix-turn-helix domain-containing protein — MGQLNIYHRAQIFLGIRKGKTNAQIARGIGFHRSTVGREIERNGGRENYDLWKAQSARDRRQGMAVFSRMLFGGGVSFDSKLRKLNLKYAHLSYTHIHWSDYEQDRFFRKTEAWRLRPEPYRKASYGVGTPQRLAIPNIELSQETGTVCGQQYCFVFECAVLLNYKKPKRRNNLKAVRSQPFGDSYGKASRVAYTFSTKQPAASGFRYRFLR, encoded by the coding sequence ATGGGACAATTAAACATTTACCACAGAGCACAAATATTTTTGGGTATCCGCAAGGGCAAAACCAACGCCCAAATCGCGCGGGGTATTGGCTTTCACCGCTCTACGGTAGGTCGTGAGATAGAACGCAACGGTGGCCGGGAAAACTATGACCTGTGGAAAGCGCAGTCTGCGCGTGACCGTCGGCAGGGGATGGCTGTTTTTTCCAGAATGCTTTTTGGCGGGGGAGTGTCTTTTGATTCCAAACTCCGTAAGCTTAATCTCAAATACGCCCATCTGTCGTATACGCATATTCATTGGTCCGATTATGAGCAAGACCGTTTTTTCCGAAAAACGGAGGCTTGGCGCCTAAGGCCGGAGCCTTACCGTAAGGCGAGTTACGGGGTTGGGACTCCGCAACGGCTGGCTATTCCGAATATTGAACTTTCTCAAGAGACAGGCACTGTGTGTGGTCAACAGTACTGTTTTGTCTTCGAATGCGCTGTTCTGCTTAATTACAAAAAACCAAAACGAAGAAATAACCTCAAAGCCGTGAGGTCTCAACCTTTTGGCGACTCTTACGGCAAAGCTTCGCGCGTCGCGTACACTTTTTCGACTAAACAGCCCGCCGCTTCCGGTTTTCGGTACCGTTTTCTCCGTTAA
- a CDS encoding IS3 family transposase: MRLLVDPGDKLSIRRQCDCLELYRSSYYYSPKGENAENLELMRLMDRHMIDEPTAGVLRMRSALRDQGFNPSYERVRRLMRKANLYPIYPKKNLSKPGEAKYVYPYLLKEKKVVRKNQVWSIDITYIAMASGFMYMTAIIDVYSRYIVGWGLSNTLEAAASLKVVREAVEIHGKPEILNSDQGSQFTCGEYVNYLKKEGINISMDAKGRALDNIYIERFWRTLKRDHIYLNPADNGLKLYLGIEKWLRRYHNRDHQGIENLKPENVFSGASKAKATAYAHANIDKSKKKQNVKGLINIHTGSTIATTV, from the coding sequence TTGCGTCTCCTTGTCGACCCCGGGGATAAGCTGAGCATTCGCCGTCAGTGCGACTGTCTGGAGCTTTACCGTTCGTCATACTACTACAGCCCAAAGGGGGAAAACGCGGAAAACTTGGAGTTGATGCGCCTTATGGACCGGCACATGATCGACGAACCCACGGCGGGAGTTTTGCGCATGAGATCAGCCTTGCGTGACCAAGGATTCAACCCTTCCTATGAAAGGGTTAGGCGCTTGATGCGCAAAGCGAATCTCTACCCTATTTACCCGAAAAAGAATCTGAGCAAGCCCGGAGAGGCAAAATACGTTTACCCGTATCTGCTTAAGGAAAAGAAAGTTGTCAGGAAAAACCAGGTCTGGTCGATAGACATCACTTATATAGCCATGGCTAGCGGTTTCATGTATATGACGGCGATTATCGACGTCTACAGCAGGTACATAGTGGGTTGGGGTTTGAGCAATACGCTTGAGGCCGCGGCGTCTTTAAAAGTGGTGCGTGAGGCCGTTGAGATTCACGGTAAACCGGAAATACTCAACAGTGACCAAGGTTCCCAGTTCACTTGCGGGGAATACGTGAACTATCTCAAGAAAGAGGGAATAAACATCAGTATGGACGCCAAAGGCCGAGCCTTGGACAACATTTACATCGAACGCTTTTGGAGAACGCTAAAAAGGGACCATATTTACCTGAATCCGGCCGACAACGGTTTAAAGTTGTATTTGGGGATAGAGAAATGGTTGCGACGCTACCACAACAGGGATCACCAAGGAATCGAGAACCTGAAGCCGGAAAATGTTTTTAGCGGAGCGTCAAAAGCGAAAGCCACCGCGTATGCCCATGCAAATATTGATAAGTCCAAGAAAAAACAGAATGTGAAAGGACTTATCAACATTCACACGGGCTCGACGATAGCGACAACCGTTTAA
- a CDS encoding transposase, with amino-acid sequence MKTRTTRRKFSAKFKAEVAIEALKERETTQELCRRYDLHATQISQWKNEFLQRSSSVFEGGKDRKEHEKTEKATDQLYSKIGKLEMENDFLKKSLKKLGRL; translated from the coding sequence ATGAAAACGAGAACGACACGCAGAAAATTCAGCGCCAAATTCAAGGCGGAAGTAGCGATCGAAGCACTGAAGGAAAGAGAAACCACCCAAGAACTCTGCAGACGGTACGATCTTCACGCCACCCAGATTTCACAATGGAAAAATGAGTTTCTGCAGCGCTCGTCCAGCGTTTTTGAGGGTGGCAAAGATAGAAAAGAACACGAGAAAACGGAGAAGGCGACAGACCAACTGTACAGTAAAATAGGAAAGCTTGAGATGGAAAACGACTTCCTAAAAAAAAGCTTAAAGAAGTTGGGGCGTCTATAG
- a CDS encoding isoprenylcysteine carboxylmethyltransferase family protein → MRKKKEKALNFLIGASLLYWAGAGLYSHWEDPAIPPARWCVSLLNLAVGFLIIFRQPLQATPKTTSALIALPSLFCGGLLFRMAKPMYLWTFYSQTVFIVAGLFTVASFLSLGKSFSVLPGLRGIVSKGPYQFMRHPSYLGEIVMSLACLISAKETLLSAIPFALLIPALMFRIKEEEKLLSSQYEYLLYKTNVKWRLLPRVW, encoded by the coding sequence ATGCGAAAAAAGAAAGAGAAAGCCTTAAACTTCCTTATCGGCGCCAGCCTATTGTATTGGGCTGGTGCCGGTTTGTATTCGCATTGGGAAGACCCGGCGATACCGCCCGCAAGATGGTGCGTAAGCCTACTTAACTTGGCGGTGGGTTTTTTGATTATTTTCAGACAACCGCTCCAAGCCACACCCAAAACAACTTCGGCCCTAATCGCTCTGCCTTCACTTTTTTGCGGTGGTCTGCTTTTCCGAATGGCCAAGCCTATGTATTTATGGACTTTTTATTCTCAAACCGTTTTTATTGTCGCCGGACTGTTTACCGTCGCTTCTTTCCTTAGTCTGGGCAAAAGCTTTTCCGTACTTCCCGGCCTTAGGGGTATAGTCAGCAAAGGGCCCTACCAGTTTATGAGACACCCGTCGTACCTTGGCGAAATTGTTATGAGTCTGGCCTGCTTAATTTCCGCCAAAGAGACATTATTATCGGCCATTCCTTTTGCCTTATTGATCCCGGCGTTAATGTTCCGGATCAAAGAAGAGGAAAAACTATTATCCAGCCAATACGAATACCTTTTGTACAAAACCAACGTAAAATGGCGCTTGTTACCTCGGGTTTGGTGA
- a CDS encoding ABC transporter permease: protein MLFYYLKISIRRLLRDKVYATVNILGLALALMSSLLLFKFAYSEWQTDKWHSDTDNVYRFLSEDKRGNLSTGVQFHFLDVLRKRVPEIENSVRVKRLWNMTIVLDSARISWSGRAFATERSLFEMFDYSLVLGDIGDFAPGSKKIVLSEKLAKRFFGDENPVGKPFDFECPSEDNTGAYTVVAVMRNAPEWSSLKPDLLKTIDQEDESFAYFYNAYETLVKLPELADRKRFVDEAVKASWSYRGKEYKAFKNDKAILQPFSNIYLHSKGVRSIRSTGSLFYTRGTAVVAILILFIALYNFNVINGALEIKTNVSTGVRRCLGETKWMEYAYNAIDTGVQLFVASLLMLLVMPWAYPFINGILNLFQVETFQFDPFLWRVFFFVFVISWFWLFSSTVFRWHRLRNVFKAFSMQVRTVLQLVVILTLLISTAFFVKQLRFIRNSSGFNADRLYTISFPNPIGNRVNGIWDEVFFRNKFMESGYADACALGTILPKSRGRKLQQFQAVGNPERKVQKIISINGDEHYLDLYNIKLVEGRGLDRKRFLYPGKIKSQDYIPEVLVNETFVRLMGLKEPIGEIIQNVKSKTEKKRIVGVVKDFHVQSFFHTIKPLMIFHEKGNWALIKAKPGKGKELLTFAESLHQRYNPDETQSFLGSAEPANKYYLKEIRFEKILLLFTALGFFIVCLGLFGVSYFTAETRTKEIGIRKANGATTFEILRLLNSSTLKQVAIAFVIAVPIAYYAMGRWLENFAYKTEMSWWVFVGAGLLSGLVALGTVSWQSWRAASREPVEALRYE from the coding sequence ATGCTTTTCTATTATCTAAAAATATCGATACGCCGACTTTTGCGCGACAAGGTCTACGCTACGGTGAATATTCTGGGTTTGGCGCTGGCTCTGATGTCCAGTCTCCTGCTGTTTAAATTCGCGTATTCCGAATGGCAAACGGATAAATGGCATTCTGATACGGATAACGTTTACCGCTTTTTGTCGGAAGACAAGAGGGGGAATCTGAGCACGGGAGTGCAGTTTCATTTCTTGGATGTTTTACGAAAGCGTGTCCCGGAGATTGAGAACAGTGTACGGGTTAAGAGATTATGGAATATGACGATAGTGCTCGACTCTGCCAGGATTAGTTGGTCTGGGCGCGCTTTCGCTACAGAACGCTCGCTTTTTGAGATGTTCGATTACTCTTTGGTACTCGGAGATATAGGGGACTTCGCACCTGGAAGCAAAAAGATTGTATTGTCGGAGAAACTTGCCAAACGCTTCTTTGGTGATGAAAACCCGGTAGGAAAACCGTTTGACTTTGAATGTCCTTCGGAAGATAATACGGGGGCGTATACGGTAGTGGCGGTGATGCGGAATGCTCCGGAATGGTCCAGCTTAAAGCCGGACCTACTGAAAACGATTGATCAGGAAGATGAATCCTTCGCTTATTTTTATAATGCATATGAAACTTTGGTTAAACTTCCTGAGCTGGCGGATCGGAAACGTTTTGTCGATGAGGCTGTAAAAGCTTCATGGTCATATCGTGGGAAAGAATACAAGGCGTTTAAAAATGACAAGGCCATTCTTCAGCCTTTTTCGAATATATATCTTCACAGTAAAGGTGTAAGAAGTATCCGAAGCACGGGGTCGCTTTTTTATACAAGAGGAACGGCTGTCGTAGCCATTCTGATACTTTTTATCGCCCTATACAATTTTAACGTAATAAACGGGGCCTTGGAAATAAAGACCAATGTTTCGACTGGCGTTAGGAGATGTTTGGGCGAAACGAAATGGATGGAGTACGCATATAACGCTATTGATACGGGAGTACAGCTGTTTGTCGCATCGCTTTTGATGTTATTGGTGATGCCATGGGCATATCCGTTTATCAACGGAATTTTGAATTTGTTCCAAGTCGAAACCTTTCAGTTCGACCCATTTCTGTGGCGGGTATTCTTCTTTGTGTTTGTAATCAGTTGGTTCTGGCTGTTCTCAAGTACAGTTTTTCGTTGGCATAGATTACGGAATGTTTTCAAAGCTTTTTCAATGCAAGTCCGTACGGTTCTTCAGTTGGTCGTGATATTGACGTTGCTGATCTCTACCGCTTTTTTTGTCAAGCAGTTACGTTTTATTCGCAATTCGTCAGGATTTAATGCCGACAGATTATATACTATATCATTTCCGAACCCTATAGGTAATAGAGTCAATGGTATTTGGGACGAGGTGTTTTTTCGGAATAAGTTTATGGAAAGCGGGTATGCTGACGCATGCGCATTAGGAACGATCTTGCCAAAGTCCAGAGGAAGAAAATTACAGCAGTTCCAAGCCGTAGGAAATCCGGAGCGGAAGGTCCAAAAAATAATTAGTATAAATGGAGATGAGCACTATCTGGATTTATACAATATAAAACTGGTAGAGGGAAGGGGGCTGGACAGGAAGCGTTTTCTGTATCCGGGAAAGATAAAATCCCAAGACTATATTCCTGAGGTTCTGGTCAACGAAACCTTTGTGAGATTGATGGGACTGAAAGAGCCCATTGGAGAAATAATACAAAACGTAAAATCGAAAACCGAGAAAAAAAGGATAGTTGGCGTTGTAAAAGATTTTCATGTACAGTCGTTTTTCCATACGATTAAGCCATTGATGATCTTTCACGAGAAAGGAAATTGGGCATTAATAAAGGCCAAGCCCGGCAAAGGAAAAGAGCTTTTGACCTTTGCCGAGTCACTGCATCAACGTTATAACCCTGATGAAACTCAATCCTTCTTGGGCTCGGCTGAGCCTGCGAACAAGTATTATTTGAAGGAAATACGCTTCGAAAAGATCCTACTACTCTTCACAGCCTTAGGCTTTTTTATAGTCTGCCTAGGCCTATTCGGCGTAAGCTACTTCACCGCCGAAACCCGCACCAAAGAAATAGGAATCCGAAAAGCCAACGGGGCCACCACTTTCGAAATCCTCAGACTTCTAAATAGCTCGACACTAAAACAAGTGGCCATAGCGTTTGTAATCGCAGTTCCGATAGCCTATTACGCCATGGGCCGTTGGCTGGAAAACTTCGCCTACAAAACCGAAATGAGCTGGTGGGTCTTCGTTGGAGCCGGATTGTTGTCGGGCTTGGTGGCCTTGGGCACGGTAAGTTGGCAAAGCTGGCGCGCGGCGAGTCGGGAACCGGTGGAAGCTTTGCGTTACGAATAA
- a CDS encoding ABC transporter permease, with the protein MLSYYLKISIRRLLRNRVYSLVNILGLGLGLSVSLWLFNYAYKEWRTDRWQEGMERVYRLGNASQRRAMRSVQIEYGTLDGLKERFSGLKAGRFSRTRGPLHFDKSRATHKEGEAVFSADKGFLDIMCLRSVLGSFDGFGDFPHQIILTESAASRLFPNENPIGKKKRMYSGSREKSYEVLAVIPDFPEWSSFQAKALIPIDPDSQPYTLRKVSFESYVKLPEGLAIDDVVKAIPEERKRKVWPDWSPTGNEGYFAQAYSSMYFDSQDVASYRTSGSWFYVLGMVAIGVLVLALSLLNYGVITISGIGTGYRQTEMRRFMGESRALRFVFYALESGTNLFLSCLTAISLTLLAYPSVNRLLDFSELDYFHMKPSFLFHLAGLYLICWALMLAVAWTGDYWNRKEKGVRLLNVFGQNQVVLQLSVACMLLMCSVIFLAQVYKLRNEMGFDPESCATAFSMQKMYDENGTEVPFMQALRRDPLVLSCSSGEMIPKPRNHTSTFGLEENPDMRVDASDLSGDHGYMSTLGIALLMGKNIDAQRMKKSRNTRVFQAVINERMVKALGLEGDPIGKRFGLAEEGNGIQGKDRYEIVGVAKNFQFTPFLSTAGPAFITDRRDILVGTIIIKYAPGSFRQMREKVMALYQQHYAGRSWHFELEPFSLNELHKKETQFGKALFFFTGVGLFIVCLGLFGVSYFTAETRTKEIGIRKANGATTFEILRLLNSSTLKQVAVAFVIAVPIAYYAMGRWLENFAYKTEMSWWIFAGAGLLAGLVALSTVSWQSWRAASREPVEALRYE; encoded by the coding sequence ATGCTTTCTTATTATCTGAAAATATCCATCCGTAGGCTATTAAGAAACCGGGTCTATTCCTTAGTGAATATTCTTGGCTTGGGTTTGGGCCTGAGTGTTTCCTTGTGGCTATTTAATTATGCGTACAAGGAATGGCGAACGGACCGCTGGCAAGAGGGTATGGAAAGAGTGTATCGTTTGGGGAACGCCAGTCAGCGCCGGGCAATGCGAAGCGTCCAGATAGAGTATGGTACGTTGGACGGTCTGAAGGAACGCTTTTCGGGACTTAAAGCCGGCAGGTTCAGCAGGACGAGAGGGCCCTTGCATTTTGATAAATCAAGAGCGACTCATAAAGAAGGCGAAGCGGTATTCTCAGCGGATAAAGGCTTTTTGGATATTATGTGCCTGCGTTCCGTATTGGGGAGTTTTGATGGTTTCGGAGATTTTCCCCATCAGATTATTCTTACCGAATCGGCAGCTAGTCGTTTGTTTCCGAATGAGAACCCTATTGGGAAAAAGAAAAGGATGTATTCAGGTTCGAGGGAAAAATCGTACGAGGTGTTGGCGGTGATTCCTGATTTTCCTGAATGGTCCAGCTTTCAGGCCAAGGCATTGATTCCGATTGATCCCGATAGCCAGCCTTACACTTTGAGAAAGGTCAGTTTTGAATCTTACGTAAAGTTGCCCGAGGGTTTGGCTATAGATGACGTGGTAAAAGCGATTCCCGAAGAACGTAAACGTAAAGTATGGCCCGACTGGTCCCCCACCGGTAACGAGGGATATTTCGCCCAAGCTTATTCGTCTATGTATTTCGATTCTCAGGACGTAGCCTCCTATCGTACTTCGGGCTCTTGGTTTTATGTATTGGGGATGGTGGCGATTGGCGTATTGGTTTTGGCCCTAAGCCTGTTGAATTATGGCGTAATCACTATTTCCGGAATTGGGACGGGATACAGGCAAACGGAAATGCGCCGGTTTATGGGAGAGTCTCGGGCTCTGCGCTTCGTTTTTTATGCGCTTGAATCAGGTACGAATCTCTTCCTGTCGTGTTTGACGGCCATTTCGTTAACGCTGTTGGCCTATCCGTCGGTAAATCGCCTTTTGGATTTTTCGGAACTTGATTACTTCCATATGAAACCCTCCTTCCTGTTTCATTTAGCGGGACTGTATCTGATATGTTGGGCCTTGATGCTTGCCGTGGCATGGACGGGAGACTATTGGAACCGAAAGGAAAAAGGCGTCCGGTTGCTGAATGTTTTTGGTCAAAACCAAGTGGTCTTGCAATTGTCCGTCGCCTGTATGCTGTTGATGTGTTCCGTGATATTTCTGGCGCAAGTTTATAAGCTCAGAAACGAGATGGGCTTTGATCCAGAAAGTTGCGCCACAGCTTTTTCTATGCAGAAGATGTATGATGAAAACGGAACGGAAGTCCCGTTTATGCAAGCGCTTCGTCGTGATCCTTTGGTTCTGTCCTGTTCATCGGGAGAAATGATCCCAAAGCCTCGCAATCACACCAGTACGTTTGGTCTGGAAGAAAACCCTGATATGAGAGTCGACGCCTCTGACCTTTCGGGCGATCATGGTTATATGTCCACCTTGGGTATAGCATTGTTAATGGGTAAAAATATCGATGCGCAACGCATGAAGAAAAGTAGGAACACCCGAGTGTTTCAGGCGGTGATAAACGAGAGAATGGTAAAAGCCTTGGGCTTGGAGGGCGATCCGATTGGCAAACGCTTTGGTTTGGCGGAGGAAGGAAACGGTATTCAGGGAAAAGACCGTTATGAGATAGTCGGCGTGGCGAAGAACTTCCAGTTTACCCCTTTTCTCAGTACGGCCGGTCCCGCTTTTATCACCGATCGGCGTGACATATTGGTAGGAACCATCATTATAAAATACGCTCCTGGAAGTTTTCGGCAAATGCGTGAGAAAGTGATGGCCCTTTACCAGCAACACTATGCGGGCCGAAGTTGGCATTTCGAGCTGGAACCATTCTCCCTCAATGAATTGCATAAGAAAGAAACCCAATTCGGCAAAGCTTTATTTTTCTTTACGGGCGTCGGCCTCTTTATAGTATGCCTCGGCCTATTCGGCGTAAGCTACTTCACCGCCGAAACCCGCACCAAAGAAATAGGAATCCGCAAAGCCAACGGCGCCACCACTTTCGAAATCCTCAGACTTTTGAACAGCTCGACTTTAAAGCAAGTGGCGGTAGCCTTTGTGATTGCAGTCCCGATCGCCTACTACGCCATGGGGCGCTGGCTGGAAAACTTCGCCTACAAAACCGAAATGAGCTGGTGGATTTTCGCCGGCGCCGGATTGTTGGCGGGTTTGGTGGCTTTGTCTACGGTAAGTTGGCAAAGCTGGCGAGCAGCGAGTAGGGAACCCGTGGAAGCGCTAAGATACGAATAA